The Thermasporomyces composti region CGCCGTCGACATCGAGCGCTCCTTCCGGTCCCGGCCACCGTCGAACTGGGCGTCAGTGTGGCTGTCCGGTGAGTGGATCCGCATCCAGCAGCAGCTCTCGCCGTTCACCGTCGACGACGTCGACGCCTGGCTGGACGTCTTCTTCGAGGACCTGCTGCGCCCTGACGACGGGTTCTACTTCGAGCCGGGCAAGCCCAACTCCTACGACCTGTTCACCCGCTTCCACGTGGCCGACCTGCTACGCGAGGGGTACGACGGTCGGTGGCGGGAGACGCTCGAGCGCCTCATGGTCACCGGACTCGAGCGCAGTCTCGCCGTCCAGATGTCCGACGGCTCGCTCGCGTCCGCCCACCGCAGCACCGGTCAGACGTGGACGGTGGGCGCTCAGGTGGCGTACTTCACCTACGCGGCGGAGTACTTCGGCCGCCGAGGGGACAGCGACCGGGCGAGCCGCGCCGCCGAGGCCGCGCGACGCGCGTTCGCGTCGCTGCGACGCTGGCGACGCTCCGGTGACGTGTTCAGCCCGGTCGAGAACGTGCTGCCGCCGGGATATCGGGTGGGCTACGAGCGCTACACCGCCGACGCCCACTACGGCAACCTCGCGCTGGCCTTTCTCGCCTCGGCGATCCTGGCCGGCTTCACCGACGCGGGTAGGGTCCCCGCGGAACGGTCCCCAACCGTGCGGGTCGAGGGAGCTCCCACGTTCCGCGGCGTCGCCCACGCCGGTCGCTACAGCATCGCGGTCAACGCCGACCCCGCACCCCAGTACGACGGCTTCGGCATCACGGACCTGACCGTCGGCCCGGATCGCTACCTGCAGTTCGCGTCGAGCGTCCGGCACGTCGAGTCCGGCCGGTTCTTCAACCTCGGCACCGCGCTGCGCTCCACGCCAGGGCGAAGCCCTCTCGATGTCCTCGCCCAGCGGACGTTCACCCTCCGCGAGCCGTTGACGCCGCTGGAGGGTGACGGCTCTCGCGGCCTCCGGCTGCGTGCCCACACCGCCGGGGGAGCCGACGGCTCGACCCCCGAGCTGGACTACGAGCTCGCGGTCACCGTCGAGCCCACCGGCGTCCACGTGGAGGAGGCGACGCCCGGCCACACCACGTACCGCACCCTCCTCGTCCCCTACCCGCGCGACGTCGGCACCGGAGTCATCACCCAGGTGCAGGGGACCCGCGACGGCATCCGGCTCCTCCACGGCGGCGAAGAGGTCGACGTGACGGTCGACGCCGAGATCGAGGCGATCACCTCACTGCCGTACGGCTACGAGAATCGTCGCGGCCTGTGCGGCCTGGTCCGGATCGACCTGCGCGAGCCCGCCGACCGGGTGCGGTTCCGGCTGGCCGTCGTCCGTTGATCCGCCACGCTGATCGACCACGCGCGTGGGGGCGCACCGGAGGCGGTGCGCCCCCATCCGGCCAGGACGACGAGCGTCAGTCCCGCAGGTCGAGCCAGCGGACCTGCTCGGGTGTCAGCTCCACCCGCAGGGCCTCGAACGAGCTCCGGGTCTCGGCGAGCGTCCGCGGACCGATGATCGGGAACGTCGGGAAGTCCTGGTGCAGCACGTACGCCAGGGCGATCGCCGTCGGCGCGACGTTCCACTGAGCGGCGAGCTCCCGCGCCCGGGCGAGCCGTTCGAAGTTGTCGTCGCTGTACCAGCAGCGGACCAGCTCCGGGTCGGAGCGGTCGTCGGGAGCGGCCCGCCCGGTGAAGAAGCCGCGCGCCTGGCTCGACCACGGGATGAGCGCGAGCTGGTTCTTCTCCAGCCACTGCCGCGACTCGTCGTCCGACGACGCCAGGCAGCCCGGCCACGGCACGTCGAGCGCTCGCGCCAAGCTGAAGTTGTTGCTCACCGCGACGAACGGCGCCTTGCCGGCACGCTCGGCGTAGGCGTTGGCCTCGGCGATCCGAGCCAGGGTCCAGTTCGAGCCGCCGTAAGCGCGGATTCGGCCGGCTCGCAGGTGCTCGTCCAGCACGTCGACGAACTCCGACACCGGGATGCTGGGGTTGTCGCGGTGCATGAAGTAGATGTCGACGTAGTCGGTCTGCAGCCGCTCCAAGCTCTCGTACAGCTGGCGGGTGATCGACTCCGGGTCGCAGTGGGGCGTGTGGGCACCCTTGCCGATGATGACGACCTCCGAGCGCAACCCGCGGTTGCGGATCCACTGGCCGAGGACCCGCTCACACAACCCGCCGCCGTAGATGTACGCCGTGTCGAACGCCGTGCCGCCCCGCTCCACGAAGTCGTCGAACATGACCGACGCGTGCGCCAGCGTCGTCTGGTTGTCCACGCCCATGACCAGGCGCGAGACGGGTTTGCCCACACCGGGCACCTCGCCGTACCGCATCCGGTGGTCGGCGCGCCGCCGCAGCGGACGACGGTGCACGATGGGTCGGTTGGCATCGATCCGCTCGTCGGGGTACGTCAATCCGATCGCGGCCCGCCAGCGGTCCAGCACCGCCATCGTGCCCAGCGTGTCGTCCCAACTCATCGCCGGTGCTTGACGCGCATCGAGATGGGCGGCGACAGTGTCGGCCTCCGCCGCGTACAGCGGGGTCGGCTCGACGTCGATCCGCTCGACATCCTCACCCAGCCGGTAGACCTCGATGCCGCACGGGCTGCCGTCGCGTCCGGGTAGCCACGGGTTCGGCACCACCAGGTAGCCCTCGCTGCCCACGACCCGGACGACGTTCTCCGCGGTCTGTCGCACACCGGTGACCACGTGCGCGGAGATGTCCCCCGGGAACACCAAGGTGGCCGCCGCCCACTCGTCGACGCCGGTCTCCCCGACCCGACCTCGCGCCGTGATCGACACCGGTTCGGCGAACGGCTTCCCCACCGCGACGCCAGCGAGCAGCCGCGCCATCGTCACCGGGTACCCGCCGACGTCCAGGATCCCTCCGCCGGCCAGCTCCGGCTCCCACAGCCGCCCGCCCGGCGTCGGCCGGGAGTGGAACGCGAAGGAGGCCTCGATGTGGTGGACCTCGCCGATCACGCCCTCTCGAATGAGCTCCACCAGCTTCGCCGTCTGCGGAACGCAGCGGTACATGTACGCCTCCATGAGGAAGACGTCATGCTCGCGCGCCGCCTCGATGACCGCCATCGCCTCGGCGTGATTGACGGTCAACGGCTTCTCGCACAGGACATGCTTGCCCGCCTCGGCGGCCCGGATCGCCCACTCCGCGTGCATCGGATGCGGGGTGGCGACGTAGACCGCGTCCACCTCGGGATCGGCCAACAGCTCCGCATAGCTGCCGTAACCGCGAGCGGCGCCATACTCCGCGGCGAACTCCCGCGCCTTCGCCTCGTCGCGACTTCCCACGGCGACGAGGACGCCTGTCCTCGACGCCGGGAGGTCGGCCGCGAACCTGCGCGCGATGCCGCCGGGTCCGAGGATGCCCCAGCGGAGTCGTCGAGCGTTCTGCTCCATGTCCTGTCCGTCCTGTCCCATGCCTCCAAGCCTTTCAGGCCGGCCGTCAGGGACCGTCACCCGATCCGCTACCGGCCGCGCCGATGGCCGAAGCCGGACAGCGTCGGACGGGACTCCGCTCACCGCTCGCCTCGCCCGTTCGCGCCGTGTTGCCGGGAGCGGTCCCCGGTGTGATCAGGTCTTGCCAGATCACGTTGACAGTGCCATTGTCAAGTCCCCCATTAAGGTCCGGCGCGAATGCGTCAGTCCGACTGCAGGGAGGTCGGTGGCCTTGTCGAGAACACCGAAAAGACTGGCCATGACCCGCCGACGCGCTTTAACGACCATGGGCGGACTCGGACTCGGCGTCCTGGGCCTGGCGACCGGAGGCTGCACCATCACCAAGGGAACGC contains the following coding sequences:
- a CDS encoding aldo/keto reductase: MGQDGQDMEQNARRLRWGILGPGGIARRFAADLPASRTGVLVAVGSRDEAKAREFAAEYGAARGYGSYAELLADPEVDAVYVATPHPMHAEWAIRAAEAGKHVLCEKPLTVNHAEAMAVIEAAREHDVFLMEAYMYRCVPQTAKLVELIREGVIGEVHHIEASFAFHSRPTPGGRLWEPELAGGGILDVGGYPVTMARLLAGVAVGKPFAEPVSITARGRVGETGVDEWAAATLVFPGDISAHVVTGVRQTAENVVRVVGSEGYLVVPNPWLPGRDGSPCGIEVYRLGEDVERIDVEPTPLYAAEADTVAAHLDARQAPAMSWDDTLGTMAVLDRWRAAIGLTYPDERIDANRPIVHRRPLRRRADHRMRYGEVPGVGKPVSRLVMGVDNQTTLAHASVMFDDFVERGGTAFDTAYIYGGGLCERVLGQWIRNRGLRSEVVIIGKGAHTPHCDPESITRQLYESLERLQTDYVDIYFMHRDNPSIPVSEFVDVLDEHLRAGRIRAYGGSNWTLARIAEANAYAERAGKAPFVAVSNNFSLARALDVPWPGCLASSDDESRQWLEKNQLALIPWSSQARGFFTGRAAPDDRSDPELVRCWYSDDNFERLARARELAAQWNVAPTAIALAYVLHQDFPTFPIIGPRTLAETRSSFEALRVELTPEQVRWLDLRD